In Bacteroidia bacterium, a genomic segment contains:
- the lpdA gene encoding dihydrolipoyl dehydrogenase, whose translation MSATTYDVTIIGSGPGGYVAAIRSAQLGKKTAIIEKYPTLGGTCLNVGCIPSKAMLDSTEHYHSAVHKFAEHGINVQGLSFDLAQMVKRKGDVVSQTTAGVAFLMKKNKIDVFTGHGSFVDKNTVKVTKADGTEELVRSEKIIIATGSKPASLPGIEIDKKCVISSTEALELTTLPKHLIVIGGGVIGVEMASVFGRLGSAVTILEYADRLIPGMDSSLGKELNKALKKEITEYQALFNHKVTGTAVADGQVTVTAENPKGDTVTFTGDICLMAVGRRPYTDNLGLENIGIQTERGRIPVNEHLETSVPGIYAIGDVIKGAMLAHKASEEGVFVAETIAGQHPHINYRAIPGVVYTWPEVAGVGYTEEELKAEGIPYKNGNFPFKASGRARASMDDKFGFVKILAHKETDEMLGMHIIGPRAADMIMEGVFGLEFRASAEDIAIFSHPHPTFSESIKEAAMGATGDRMVHL comes from the coding sequence ATGTCAGCAACCACATACGACGTTACCATTATTGGCTCAGGCCCAGGCGGATATGTTGCCGCTATTCGCAGTGCTCAACTCGGCAAAAAAACCGCAATCATTGAAAAATATCCCACTCTCGGAGGTACCTGCCTGAATGTGGGTTGTATTCCTTCAAAAGCCATGCTTGATTCTACGGAACATTACCATTCCGCCGTGCATAAGTTTGCCGAACATGGGATCAACGTACAGGGGCTGTCCTTTGATCTTGCTCAAATGGTAAAACGCAAAGGCGATGTGGTCAGTCAGACTACCGCAGGCGTAGCTTTTCTGATGAAAAAAAATAAAATCGACGTATTCACTGGCCATGGATCATTTGTCGACAAAAATACAGTCAAAGTAACCAAAGCCGACGGGACAGAAGAACTGGTTCGCTCTGAAAAAATCATTATCGCTACTGGCTCCAAACCTGCCAGTCTGCCCGGAATAGAAATTGACAAAAAATGCGTTATTTCCTCTACCGAGGCATTGGAGCTGACGACCCTTCCCAAACATCTGATTGTCATTGGCGGTGGTGTGATAGGGGTGGAAATGGCTTCTGTTTTTGGCAGATTAGGGTCGGCAGTGACGATCCTCGAATACGCAGACCGGCTGATACCTGGGATGGACAGCTCATTGGGCAAAGAGCTCAACAAGGCCCTCAAAAAAGAAATTACGGAATATCAGGCGCTATTTAACCACAAGGTAACCGGCACTGCTGTAGCAGATGGACAGGTTACGGTTACCGCAGAAAACCCCAAAGGCGATACGGTGACATTCACCGGTGATATCTGCCTGATGGCAGTTGGCCGCAGACCTTATACCGATAATCTCGGATTGGAAAATATAGGCATTCAGACGGAAAGAGGTCGTATTCCGGTCAATGAACATCTGGAAACATCCGTACCCGGTATTTATGCCATTGGCGATGTCATCAAGGGTGCGATGCTTGCACACAAAGCTTCGGAAGAAGGTGTGTTTGTCGCAGAAACTATTGCCGGACAACACCCGCACATCAACTACCGGGCAATTCCGGGTGTGGTTTATACCTGGCCTGAAGTCGCGGGCGTCGGCTACACGGAAGAAGAACTTAAAGCAGAAGGCATTCCATATAAAAACGGAAATTTCCCATTCAAGGCTTCGGGTCGTGCGAGAGCGAGTATGGATGATAAATTCGGATTTGTAAAAATCCTTGCACATAAAGAAACAGATGAAATGCTTGGAATGCATATCATTGGCCCCCGGGCGGCAGATATGATCATGGAAGGCGTATTTGGATTGGAGTTTCGCGCTTCGGCGGAAGACATTGCCATTTTCTCACACCCACATCCAACCTTTTCCGAATCAATCAAGGAAGCGGCTATGGGTGCAACAGGAGATCGGATGGTGCATTTATAA
- a CDS encoding aldo/keto reductase: MEYRQLGKSDLNVSIIGLGCMSLGYDHKLNAQILHRAMDLGINFFDTADIYQTGFNEETLGKAMRGVRQQVFIASKVGNVPRPDGSGLDWNPSKSHIIESVKGSLRRLQTDYLDLYQLHGGTIDDPMDETIEAFEQLKKEGLIRWYGISSIRPNVIREYVSRSAMVSNMMQYSLLDRRPEEEALDLLHENQISVVVRGAVAKGLLAGKPPASYLSASIKDVTHVQNFLKEVSSSERTPAQSAIRFALAHPAVATLALGASNLAQLEENAAAAKSPALSDAELKFLMERAPMEIYELHR, encoded by the coding sequence ATGGAATACCGGCAGTTGGGAAAATCGGATTTGAATGTAAGTATCATTGGTTTGGGCTGTATGTCTTTGGGTTATGATCATAAACTAAATGCCCAAATCTTGCATCGCGCTATGGATTTGGGAATCAATTTCTTTGATACTGCAGATATTTACCAGACGGGTTTTAACGAAGAAACGCTGGGAAAAGCTATGAGGGGTGTTCGACAGCAAGTGTTCATTGCCTCCAAAGTTGGGAATGTACCCCGGCCTGATGGTTCCGGGTTGGACTGGAACCCCAGCAAATCACATATTATCGAATCTGTGAAAGGCAGTCTTCGGAGGTTGCAGACCGATTATCTCGATTTATACCAGCTACATGGTGGTACCATCGATGACCCGATGGATGAAACGATAGAGGCATTTGAGCAATTGAAGAAAGAAGGGCTGATTCGCTGGTATGGGATTTCTTCTATCCGGCCCAACGTTATCCGTGAATATGTCAGTCGCTCCGCAATGGTTTCCAATATGATGCAATACAGTCTGCTTGATCGGCGGCCAGAGGAGGAAGCATTGGACTTGTTGCACGAAAATCAGATCAGCGTAGTGGTGCGTGGTGCAGTTGCTAAAGGTCTTTTGGCGGGAAAACCGCCGGCCAGTTATCTGAGTGCGAGCATCAAAGACGTAACCCATGTGCAAAATTTTTTGAAGGAAGTTTCCTCCTCAGAACGAACACCTGCACAGTCGGCCATACGGTTTGCCCTGGCACATCCGGCGGTTGCCACCCTTGCTTTAGGTGCAAGTAATCTTGCACAATTGGAGGAGAATGCTGCCGCTGCAAAAAGCCCTGCCCTTAGCGACGCCGAACTTAAATTTCTGATGGAGCGGGCACCAATGGAGATTTATGAATTGCACAGGTAA
- a CDS encoding radical SAM protein, producing MSYRPVRNFEFRAVQVLMFLDIYREGLKLYKNPVKAFRALRALQQHGAQVLAGKKLSKGFKINGKYGWDMFHPLWPSPAFRKFFHHHLEEVFPSGQNKGVLRRLLVAITKKCPLQCAHCSEWDTLNQKDILSREDYEQKIRSMVDYGVSQIVYSGGEPLNRFADLLCLIEKFSQTSQWIYTSGYGLTPEKAVQLKLAGLEGVAVSLDHHIPEEHNAFRGNSRSFFWVENAVRNCMEAGLFVSVNICPSREYISSGGMDDFMALMRSWNVPSVNILEPRAVGHFAGQDVELREEEKKILDKCFFKYNFSLPFDDYPVLTYPGISRKYVKCGGGISYLLLDYDGTLRPCPFCKTPMESPANREVLCEA from the coding sequence ATGAGCTATCGTCCCGTTCGAAACTTCGAATTCAGAGCCGTTCAGGTTCTGATGTTTCTCGATATTTACAGAGAAGGGCTGAAACTGTATAAAAATCCGGTGAAAGCCTTTCGCGCCTTGCGGGCCCTTCAACAACATGGTGCGCAGGTGCTCGCCGGGAAAAAACTCAGCAAAGGCTTTAAAATCAATGGGAAATATGGCTGGGACATGTTCCATCCGCTTTGGCCATCCCCGGCTTTCCGGAAGTTTTTTCACCATCACCTGGAAGAAGTTTTTCCCTCCGGCCAAAACAAAGGGGTACTCCGCCGCCTGCTGGTAGCCATTACCAAAAAATGCCCGTTGCAGTGCGCACATTGCAGTGAGTGGGATACACTCAATCAGAAGGATATTCTGAGCAGGGAAGATTATGAGCAAAAAATTCGATCCATGGTCGATTATGGGGTGAGCCAGATCGTGTACAGTGGGGGCGAACCGCTCAACCGCTTTGCAGATTTACTCTGCCTGATTGAGAAATTTTCTCAAACCAGCCAATGGATCTATACTTCCGGCTATGGCCTTACCCCTGAAAAAGCTGTTCAGCTAAAACTTGCCGGTCTTGAAGGTGTAGCCGTTAGCCTTGATCACCATATTCCGGAAGAACACAACGCCTTCCGGGGTAACTCTCGATCATTTTTCTGGGTGGAAAATGCTGTCCGTAATTGTATGGAAGCCGGGCTTTTTGTTAGCGTCAATATCTGCCCTTCGAGAGAATATATTTCTTCGGGTGGAATGGATGATTTTATGGCACTTATGCGCAGTTGGAATGTGCCTTCAGTCAATATTCTTGAGCCCAGAGCCGTAGGCCATTTTGCAGGTCAGGATGTAGAATTGCGGGAGGAAGAAAAAAAGATTCTGGATAAATGTTTTTTTAAATACAACTTTTCGCTTCCATTTGACGACTACCCTGTATTGACATATCCTGGTATTTCCAGAAAGTACGTGAAATGCGGGGGCGGTATTTCGTACCTTTTGCTGGACTATGACGGCACGCTCCGGCCTTGTCCGTTTTGCAAAACGCCGATGGAATCTCCGGCCAACCGGGAAGTCTTATGTGAAGCTTAA
- a CDS encoding sterol desaturase family protein produces the protein MGFWTIFLPMTAGVAVISLYLLFYVWRKEHFHKLKINEKTAPPSIMKWEIGFSLISFFVFALAGWAMDVAVAKGYTTIYVDADQYGWIYLVISLALAFLIHDTWFYWSHRFLHWKPVYRVVHSWHHRFHNPNPFTAFAFHPVEAVVQIGVIPLISFILPVYEGVLIFFSTFVFFMSVYGHLGFELRANKKGVFKVFNTAIHHNQHHRYFHCNYGIYFNFWDRMMKTNHATYPQAFIDFGEKVAGEKHKTYSPKE, from the coding sequence ATGGGATTTTGGACGATATTTTTACCAATGACGGCAGGTGTGGCTGTAATATCGCTTTACCTGCTTTTTTATGTATGGAGAAAGGAGCATTTCCACAAGCTGAAGATCAATGAAAAAACAGCTCCGCCTTCAATTATGAAATGGGAAATAGGTTTTTCCCTGATTTCCTTTTTTGTATTTGCGCTGGCAGGGTGGGCAATGGATGTTGCGGTAGCAAAAGGCTATACCACTATCTATGTTGATGCCGATCAATATGGCTGGATTTATCTGGTAATTTCGCTGGCTTTGGCTTTTCTCATCCACGACACCTGGTTTTACTGGTCGCACCGGTTTTTACACTGGAAACCTGTATATCGTGTGGTTCATTCGTGGCACCATCGGTTTCACAATCCCAATCCTTTTACTGCTTTTGCTTTTCACCCGGTGGAAGCTGTGGTGCAGATCGGGGTCATACCGCTGATAAGTTTTATTTTACCGGTTTATGAAGGGGTATTGATCTTCTTTTCGACTTTCGTCTTTTTTATGAGTGTGTATGGGCATCTGGGTTTTGAGCTGAGAGCCAATAAGAAGGGGGTTTTTAAGGTATTTAACACTGCGATTCACCACAATCAGCACCATCGGTATTTTCACTGCAATTACGGCATCTATTTCAACTTCTGGGATCGTATGATGAAAACCAACCACGCTACGTATCCGCAGGCGTTTATTGATTTTGGGGAGAAAGTTGCCGGGGAAAAGCACAAAACTTATTCTCCGAAGGAATAA
- a CDS encoding acyl-CoA desaturase produces the protein MRQPETVVFQKKEDLFYKALNQRVRAYFHSRNISTYANVRFWVKGIILITVYMIAYLMVIFSGEKTGWMLFGYMVMGALAILIGLNLGHDAAHSAISRRNKVNKTIRLLFDLMGANSFMWRNRHVFAHHPYPNISDQDSDIRQVGFVRIFPNDIVKAVHRYQHIYMPFVYLFYTIHWLYRRDFIDFFSENIGAFRRGQFPRREFAKMLIFKVFYLFYILVIPMVMVAQPWWMIMLGWLLMNFSASAVVAIALVSAHVGEDAVFPLPDENGEISATWAEHQVITTSDFATQNAAVNFLFGGFNHHVVHHLFPRICHIHYPELTPLVKQTAEEFGLIYLCEPRLGKAILSHWKLLKDRGPDAWASYEF, from the coding sequence ATGCGCCAACCTGAAACCGTCGTATTTCAAAAAAAAGAAGATCTGTTTTATAAGGCCTTAAACCAGCGGGTCCGGGCGTACTTTCATTCCAGAAATATTTCTACTTATGCCAATGTTCGTTTTTGGGTGAAGGGAATTATTCTTATCACTGTGTACATGATTGCCTATTTGATGGTAATTTTTTCTGGCGAAAAGACGGGTTGGATGCTGTTTGGTTATATGGTCATGGGCGCGCTGGCGATTTTGATTGGCTTGAATCTGGGACATGACGCGGCACACAGTGCGATATCCAGGCGCAATAAAGTCAACAAAACCATCCGTTTGCTTTTTGACCTGATGGGGGCCAATTCTTTTATGTGGAGAAATCGCCATGTGTTTGCCCATCACCCGTATCCCAATATTTCGGATCAGGATTCAGACATCCGGCAGGTGGGATTTGTCAGGATATTTCCCAACGATATTGTGAAGGCCGTCCATCGGTATCAGCATATTTACATGCCATTTGTGTATCTCTTTTATACCATACATTGGTTGTACCGGCGAGATTTTATCGACTTTTTTTCGGAGAATATAGGCGCATTCCGGCGGGGGCAATTTCCCCGGAGAGAATTTGCGAAGATGTTGATATTCAAAGTTTTTTACCTCTTTTATATTTTGGTAATTCCGATGGTAATGGTTGCGCAGCCGTGGTGGATGATCATGCTGGGGTGGCTGTTGATGAATTTTTCAGCCAGTGCGGTGGTTGCCATCGCGTTGGTGTCTGCACATGTCGGAGAAGATGCCGTATTTCCTTTGCCAGATGAAAATGGAGAGATTTCAGCTACATGGGCCGAACATCAGGTGATTACGACTTCTGATTTTGCCACACAAAATGCTGCAGTAAACTTCCTGTTTGGCGGATTTAATCATCATGTTGTACATCATCTGTTTCCGCGGATTTGTCATATTCATTATCCGGAGCTTACCCCTTTGGTAAAACAAACAGCGGAGGAGTTTGGGCTAATTTATCTTTGTGAGCCACGACTGGGAAAAGCGATTTTATCTCACTGGAAATTGTTGAAAGACCGGGGGCCTGACGCATGGGCGAGTTATGAGTTTTGA
- a CDS encoding sulfatase-like hydrolase/transferase: MSEQYSDSGLWKVFAKWAHLPLLMLFFIMYSWKQSVYFFSLSEAFLFWLAGTTGLLLLAVLLNKILFSDLAKATASVSLAGVFFLHYAAIYKYTSETPAIAGLGRHRVLIPIALILWGLWLLFLHFRQKNPQLLTRYLNVLFLILVAGEMLQVVWAYRQGKDIGKEIQHKHALTTVAETPTVTDHFPDIVQIIVDAHTSFGSLEKFWDYHPPLREFLLGKGFYIAENAHSNYDHTGQSISSLFEMDSIPILHTVPVSSYLSDGMARAFIRSGKVPRKLKGAGYQLINYSLFDLPETPRYWDNLFISDPAETGQMLWRKTLGGKLQDDFLHIPSFLTDIAIVDSLSQFSLSAYDTPVFLYAHFGVPHAPYFFDRRGEIYSGGNLPGKNDEEAYLEQLMYTDQKIAEIVTALLQDTTRQPVIIIQGDHGSRILSDPKADQAERFTILNAFFFPDGDYSQLNDSLTTIETYRIVLAKYFL; this comes from the coding sequence ATGAGCGAGCAATACAGTGATTCGGGTTTATGGAAAGTTTTTGCAAAATGGGCACATTTACCCTTGCTGATGCTGTTTTTCATCATGTACAGCTGGAAACAGAGTGTATATTTTTTTTCACTGTCTGAGGCTTTTTTGTTCTGGCTGGCTGGCACGACTGGACTATTGTTGCTGGCTGTTTTGCTGAATAAAATCCTGTTTAGCGATCTGGCGAAGGCTACGGCCAGTGTCTCCTTGGCGGGGGTATTTTTTCTGCATTATGCCGCAATCTATAAATATACCAGCGAAACGCCTGCAATTGCCGGGCTGGGGCGGCACAGGGTACTCATTCCTATCGCTTTGATATTGTGGGGATTATGGTTACTGTTTTTGCATTTCCGTCAAAAAAATCCCCAGCTTCTGACACGTTACCTGAATGTACTGTTTCTGATCTTGGTTGCGGGTGAAATGCTACAGGTTGTATGGGCATATCGGCAGGGGAAAGATATTGGGAAGGAAATACAACATAAACATGCTCTGACAACGGTCGCTGAGACTCCGACGGTTACAGATCATTTCCCCGATATTGTACAAATCATCGTGGACGCACATACAAGTTTTGGGAGCCTGGAAAAATTTTGGGATTATCACCCCCCCTTGCGAGAATTTTTGCTGGGGAAAGGCTTTTATATTGCCGAAAATGCCCACAGCAACTATGACCATACCGGCCAGTCGATTTCCTCCCTGTTTGAGATGGATAGTATCCCCATTCTTCATACAGTCCCCGTTTCTTCTTATCTGAGCGACGGGATGGCCCGGGCATTTATCCGTAGCGGAAAAGTTCCCCGAAAATTAAAAGGAGCTGGCTATCAGTTGATCAACTATTCGCTTTTTGATTTGCCCGAAACGCCGCGTTATTGGGACAATTTGTTTATTTCTGATCCGGCTGAAACAGGGCAAATGCTATGGCGAAAAACGCTGGGGGGAAAACTACAGGACGATTTTTTGCATATACCTTCATTTCTCACCGATATAGCTATTGTCGATTCTCTCAGTCAATTTTCTCTGTCTGCATATGATACTCCGGTTTTTTTGTACGCACATTTTGGCGTACCGCATGCCCCCTACTTTTTTGACCGGAGGGGTGAAATCTATTCAGGAGGAAATCTGCCGGGGAAAAATGACGAGGAGGCCTATCTGGAACAATTGATGTATACAGACCAGAAGATAGCGGAGATAGTCACTGCCCTGCTGCAGGACACAACGCGGCAGCCGGTGATCATCATTCAGGGAGACCATGGCTCGCGGATACTGTCTGATCCGAAAGCCGACCAGGCGGAGCGGTTTACCATTTTAAATGCATTTTTTTTCCCGGATGGAGATTATTCGCAGTTGAATGATTCCCTAACAACAATAGAAACGTACCGAATTGTACTGGCGAAATACTTTTTGTAA
- a CDS encoding SAM-dependent methyltransferase gives MDFLPGSFRDPYGGVFSENGNVFRWISPAYEPHYRHLIDSGLYDQLINKGWLIPHHEVENTWTDLPSEYRVVEPETIPFISYPYEWSFLQYREAALLTLSIQLMAMEYGMSLRDASAYNIQFHRGKVTFIDTTSFEILRPGTPWVAYGQFCRHFLAPLALMAGRDIRLGTLMQQYTDGIPLDMVYKLLPFQMKIKPGLAIHLFLHGKAGKKNSSQPSSKAPSFSSASFYGLIHSLENIVKSLKVKSQISTWEDYYKSLIINDLYLISKKDIIAGWIDKIRPSYTWDLGANDGTFGRICAAYGLTIAFDSDPLAVEWGYQQVQNEKVANLLPLRLDITNPSPGLGWVNTERTAWLGRPLPQLTLALALVHHLVIGNNIPLAKLALLFAQISSQLIIEFVPKTDPKVQEMLGFREDIFSEYHEKGFEDVFSRYFLMEEKCIVPHSDRILYLMQRKD, from the coding sequence ATGGATTTTCTCCCCGGCTCCTTCCGCGATCCTTATGGTGGTGTCTTTTCAGAAAATGGGAACGTGTTCCGCTGGATTTCACCTGCCTACGAGCCCCATTACCGCCATTTGATCGATTCCGGGTTATATGATCAACTGATAAACAAGGGATGGCTGATTCCTCATCATGAGGTGGAAAATACGTGGACAGACCTTCCTTCTGAATACAGGGTGGTTGAGCCTGAAACTATTCCTTTTATTTCTTATCCCTACGAATGGTCTTTTCTCCAGTATCGCGAAGCTGCATTGCTGACGCTTTCTATTCAGCTTATGGCAATGGAATACGGGATGTCACTCAGGGATGCCTCCGCTTACAATATTCAATTTCACCGGGGAAAGGTTACGTTTATAGATACGACTTCGTTTGAAATCCTCCGACCCGGTACTCCCTGGGTGGCTTACGGGCAATTTTGCCGTCATTTTCTGGCACCATTAGCTCTGATGGCCGGACGCGACATTCGCCTCGGAACCCTGATGCAGCAGTATACTGATGGTATTCCTTTGGATATGGTATATAAACTTTTGCCTTTCCAGATGAAAATAAAGCCCGGGCTGGCCATCCACCTTTTTTTGCATGGAAAAGCGGGAAAAAAGAACAGTTCCCAGCCTTCCTCAAAAGCGCCCTCATTTTCATCTGCCTCTTTTTACGGACTGATTCATTCTCTGGAAAATATCGTGAAGAGCCTGAAAGTAAAAAGCCAGATTTCGACCTGGGAAGACTATTATAAATCATTGATTATTAATGATTTATATCTGATTTCGAAAAAAGATATTATTGCCGGATGGATTGATAAAATCCGGCCTTCCTATACCTGGGATCTGGGTGCAAATGACGGTACTTTTGGCCGAATCTGTGCCGCTTATGGATTGACTATCGCCTTTGATTCTGATCCCTTAGCTGTCGAATGGGGATATCAGCAGGTACAAAATGAAAAAGTCGCCAATTTACTCCCGCTAAGACTGGATATAACAAATCCCAGTCCAGGACTTGGGTGGGTAAATACTGAACGCACAGCCTGGCTGGGGCGCCCTTTGCCGCAATTGACTTTGGCACTGGCATTGGTGCATCATCTGGTGATTGGAAATAATATTCCTTTGGCTAAACTGGCCCTGTTATTTGCCCAAATAAGCTCACAGCTTATCATCGAATTTGTTCCCAAAACCGATCCAAAGGTGCAGGAAATGCTGGGATTCAGGGAAGACATTTTTTCCGAATACCATGAGAAAGGATTTGAAGATGTGTTCTCCCGATATTTTTTGATGGAAGAAAAATGTATCGTTCCACATTCTGACCGGATACTTTATCTTATGCAGCGAAAAGATTAA
- the era gene encoding GTPase Era, with the protein MESNNSHKSGFVTIIGKPNAGKSTLLNQLLGRKLSITTPKAQTTRHRIFGIDSGDDYQIVYSDTPGLIRPKYKLQERMVSFIGESLEDADLIVLLIAVNETFPEEDLVALAEKTHIPKILVINKIDAVPEEKVFLRMKGLLDKFEFIEAIPVSALTGTNVDKLKSLVLQHLPEGPPYFEKDQISDRPERFFAGEIIREKIFLLLKQELPYSTQVVIDTFTEEEGRTYIQATIHVERQGHKGMIIGKQGSMLKKIGMMARKDIETFLGDHVFLELYVRVTEGWKNSRSHLKDFGYE; encoded by the coding sequence TTGGAATCGAATAATTCTCATAAATCCGGGTTTGTAACCATCATTGGGAAACCCAATGCGGGCAAATCGACCCTACTAAACCAGTTGCTGGGCCGCAAGCTCAGTATTACTACTCCCAAAGCCCAGACCACCCGGCACCGTATATTCGGGATTGACAGCGGGGATGACTACCAGATTGTCTATTCCGACACACCGGGGCTTATCCGCCCCAAATACAAGCTCCAGGAGCGAATGGTCAGTTTTATCGGAGAGTCGCTGGAAGATGCAGATCTTATCGTACTGCTGATCGCGGTAAATGAAACTTTCCCAGAAGAAGATCTGGTCGCACTTGCAGAAAAAACCCATATCCCCAAAATACTGGTTATCAACAAAATAGATGCTGTACCGGAGGAAAAAGTTTTTCTTCGCATGAAGGGTCTGCTCGATAAATTTGAATTTATTGAGGCCATTCCTGTTTCTGCACTCACGGGTACCAATGTGGATAAACTGAAGTCCCTGGTGCTTCAACATCTTCCGGAAGGCCCGCCTTATTTTGAAAAAGACCAGATATCAGATCGCCCTGAACGATTTTTTGCCGGAGAGATCATCCGGGAGAAAATTTTTCTTCTGCTGAAGCAGGAACTGCCATACAGCACCCAGGTAGTAATAGATACTTTTACCGAAGAAGAGGGACGGACCTATATTCAGGCCACGATCCATGTGGAAAGACAAGGCCACAAAGGAATGATCATCGGCAAGCAGGGAAGTATGCTCAAAAAAATAGGTATGATGGCCAGAAAAGATATCGAAACTTTTCTGGGTGATCATGTATTTCTGGAACTGTATGTAAGAGTTACAGAAGGCTGGAAAAACAGCCGTTCGCACCTAAAGGATTTCGGTTATGAATAA